A single genomic interval of Kineosporia corallincola harbors:
- a CDS encoding universal stress protein: MSADIGRRFRVVAGIDLAPSNTEIARRAAQEARLHQVPLVLVHALWVPARLQGASRPASPSPEVLISHAQWLESIAEPLRAEPGQLSISTRVIPGRADDVLIAESLTATLVVVGEDRCGIVAAEVAHRGCSPTLVVRSDPMPMLAVSR; this comes from the coding sequence ATGTCAGCCGATATCGGCCGCCGGTTCCGGGTGGTCGCGGGGATCGACCTCGCACCGTCCAACACGGAGATCGCCCGCCGCGCGGCGCAGGAAGCCAGACTGCACCAGGTTCCGCTGGTACTCGTGCACGCACTGTGGGTACCGGCGCGTCTCCAGGGGGCCAGCCGGCCCGCGTCACCGTCACCCGAGGTCCTGATCAGCCACGCGCAGTGGCTGGAGTCCATCGCCGAACCGTTACGGGCCGAACCCGGCCAGCTGTCCATCAGTACCCGGGTGATCCCCGGGCGCGCCGACGACGTCCTGATCGCCGAGTCACTCACCGCCACCCTGGTCGTGGTCGGCGAGGACCGGTGCGGCATCGTGGCGGCCGAGGTGGCCCACCGCGGCTGCTCCCCCACGCTGGTGGTGCGGTCCGACCCGATGCCGATGCTGGCCGTCAGCCGCTGA
- a CDS encoding GNAT family N-acetyltransferase: MIVPMVRRHAGQVLAIYQAGIDEGNATFETAAPDWAGFDAGKLPGHRFVALGSVGDGMGDTSTDTSTDAVPGTDVPAEMAAETAADVAGEAGAARDGGRERVLGWVAASAVSGRAAYRGVVEHSVYVAPHARGRGVAKSLLRELISSTEQAGIWTVQSGVFPENTASLALHEQLGFRRVGVRERIGRLHGVWRDVVLLERRSPAVD; this comes from the coding sequence ATGATCGTTCCGATGGTGCGGCGGCACGCCGGGCAGGTGCTCGCGATCTATCAGGCGGGCATCGACGAGGGCAACGCGACGTTCGAGACGGCGGCTCCGGACTGGGCCGGTTTCGACGCCGGCAAGCTGCCCGGGCACCGGTTCGTCGCGCTCGGGTCCGTGGGCGACGGCATGGGTGACACAAGCACGGACACAAGCACGGACGCGGTCCCGGGTACGGACGTGCCTGCGGAGATGGCTGCGGAGACGGCTGCGGACGTGGCGGGGGAAGCCGGAGCCGCGCGGGACGGCGGCCGGGAGCGGGTGCTCGGCTGGGTGGCGGCGAGTGCGGTCTCCGGCCGGGCGGCGTACCGGGGCGTGGTGGAGCACTCGGTGTACGTGGCGCCGCACGCCCGGGGGCGGGGAGTGGCGAAAAGCCTGTTGCGGGAACTGATCTCCTCGACCGAGCAGGCCGGGATCTGGACCGTTCAGTCGGGGGTCTTCCCGGAGAACACCGCCAGCCTGGCCCTGCACGAGCAGCTCGGGTTCCGGAGAGTCGGTGTGCGCGAGCGGATCGGCCGGCTGCACGGGGTGTGGCGCGACGTGGTGCTGCTCGAGCGGCGTAGCCCGGCGGTCGACTGA
- a CDS encoding GNAT family N-acetyltransferase: MPTVRAYRPADLPALYDICVRTGDAGQDARGLFSSDDLLGDVYAAPYAVLEPRFTFVLEDDERPVGYVLGTPDTTAFVGAWTQTWLPRFRQRHPGPHEARDQDVVRAGLHPERMIRPGLEDHPAHLHIDLLPQVQGQGFGRQLISRFLAAVHEAGAPAVHLGAAAANTGAIAFYHRLGFRPLPIDEPSVVYLGRPTAP; the protein is encoded by the coding sequence GTGCCCACCGTTCGCGCCTATCGCCCGGCGGATCTGCCCGCCCTCTACGACATCTGCGTCCGCACCGGCGACGCGGGCCAGGACGCCCGCGGTCTCTTCAGCAGCGACGACCTGCTGGGCGACGTGTACGCCGCTCCCTACGCCGTCCTCGAGCCGCGTTTCACCTTCGTGCTGGAGGACGACGAGAGGCCGGTCGGCTACGTGCTCGGCACGCCCGACACCACGGCGTTCGTCGGCGCCTGGACGCAGACCTGGCTCCCCCGGTTCCGGCAGCGTCATCCCGGGCCGCACGAAGCCCGCGACCAGGACGTGGTCCGGGCGGGCCTGCACCCGGAACGGATGATCCGGCCCGGCCTCGAGGACCATCCCGCCCACCTGCACATCGACCTGCTCCCCCAGGTGCAGGGGCAGGGGTTCGGGCGGCAGCTGATCAGCCGGTTCCTGGCGGCGGTGCACGAGGCCGGGGCCCCCGCCGTCCACCTGGGGGCCGCCGCCGCGAACACCGGTGCGATCGCCTTCTACCACCGCCTCGGCTTCCGGCCCCTGCCGATCGACGAACCCTCGGTGGTCTACCTGGGGCGCCCCACCGCGCCCTGA
- a CDS encoding universal stress protein, with protein sequence MTFKERKTVVGYDGSRSAQAALDWAATDARRRGSEVLILHVAEWGLTERPEGGGLPRLGPLEKASRAVLHDGLARVRRLAPEMPVTLESSLSGISRSLVEASCSAEMVVLGVPESRTVEGRVLGNTTATVVARAHCPVVVVSPGAQPEPVPGLPITVGYDGSPGAERALSFAAERAAQEGVPVVVVVAFSPSAGAGHDAQALGELAVARVRRCFPGVEVSHELTEGTAVPVLADASRGCGLIVVGNRGRGLMAGLLAGSVGNGLITRSHSPLAVVH encoded by the coding sequence ATGACGTTCAAGGAACGCAAGACGGTCGTCGGCTACGACGGATCTCGGTCCGCGCAGGCCGCCCTGGACTGGGCGGCCACGGACGCCCGCCGCCGGGGTTCGGAGGTGCTGATCCTGCATGTCGCCGAGTGGGGTCTCACGGAACGGCCCGAGGGCGGCGGCCTGCCCCGGCTCGGCCCGCTGGAGAAGGCGTCGCGGGCCGTGCTGCACGACGGGCTGGCCCGGGTGCGGCGCCTGGCCCCGGAGATGCCGGTGACGCTGGAGAGCAGCCTGTCGGGCATCAGCCGCTCGCTGGTCGAGGCCTCGTGCAGCGCGGAGATGGTGGTGCTCGGGGTGCCGGAGTCACGCACCGTCGAGGGCAGGGTGCTGGGCAACACCACGGCCACCGTGGTCGCCCGGGCGCACTGCCCGGTCGTGGTGGTCAGCCCCGGTGCCCAGCCCGAGCCGGTTCCCGGCCTGCCGATCACCGTCGGGTACGACGGATCGCCCGGTGCCGAGCGCGCCCTGTCGTTCGCGGCGGAGCGCGCCGCGCAGGAGGGCGTGCCGGTGGTCGTGGTGGTGGCCTTCTCCCCGTCGGCCGGCGCCGGGCACGACGCCCAGGCTCTCGGCGAGCTGGCGGTCGCCCGGGTGCGCCGCTGCTTCCCCGGTGTCGAGGTGAGTCACGAGCTCACCGAGGGCACGGCCGTGCCGGTGCTGGCCGATGCCTCCCGGGGGTGCGGCCTGATCGTCGTCGGTAACCGCGGCCGGGGCCTGATGGCGGGTCTGCTCGCCGGGTCGGTAGGTAACGGCCTGATCACGCGCTCGCACAGCCCTCTGGCCGTCGTGCACTGA
- a CDS encoding quaternary amine ABC transporter ATP-binding protein, which produces MSGLTKVYGAPSSSRSWKRWFGAERPTQETGLKAAARDVSFSVEQGEFFVIMGLSGSGKSTVLRMLNRLVDPTSGGLTIEGRDVAAMNADELRDLRNRKINMVFQHFALFPHRTVRENAAYALHVRRVSAAERAERADWALRTVGLGDWGDALPGELSGGMRQRVGLARALASDADILLMDEPFSALDPLIRRDMQDLLMTLQRDLKRTVVFVTHDLNEAMRMGDRIMIMRDGRVVQLGTAQEILNTPADSYVSEFIADVDRTRVLTAGDVMREPLFTVTEDDEPEEVLRRISNVEGVGAYVVEPGTRRIRGVARADRVAAAVKAKKPTIAGAVSDDYQRAADDMPLGDLFSLVGRNSVPLAVTDTESQLLGVIPQATLLAALATPSAGGAAGNESREETHA; this is translated from the coding sequence GTGTCCGGGTTGACGAAGGTCTACGGCGCCCCGAGCAGTTCCCGGTCGTGGAAGCGCTGGTTCGGCGCTGAACGACCCACCCAGGAAACCGGTCTGAAGGCTGCGGCCCGGGACGTCAGCTTCTCCGTCGAGCAGGGCGAGTTCTTCGTCATCATGGGCCTGTCCGGCTCCGGGAAGTCGACCGTGCTGCGCATGCTGAACCGGCTGGTGGATCCCACCTCGGGCGGCCTGACCATCGAGGGCCGCGACGTCGCCGCGATGAACGCCGACGAGCTGCGCGATCTGCGAAACCGCAAAATCAACATGGTTTTCCAGCACTTCGCGCTCTTCCCGCACCGCACCGTGCGGGAGAACGCCGCCTATGCGCTTCACGTGCGCCGGGTTTCCGCCGCGGAGCGTGCCGAGCGCGCCGACTGGGCGCTGAGGACGGTCGGTCTCGGCGACTGGGGCGATGCCCTGCCGGGTGAGCTCTCCGGCGGTATGCGCCAGCGGGTCGGCCTGGCCCGCGCGCTCGCCTCGGACGCCGACATCCTGCTGATGGACGAGCCTTTCAGCGCACTCGACCCGCTGATCCGCCGCGACATGCAAGACCTGCTGATGACGTTGCAGCGAGACCTCAAGCGCACGGTCGTTTTCGTCACGCACGACCTCAACGAGGCGATGCGGATGGGCGACCGGATCATGATCATGCGCGACGGCCGGGTGGTGCAGCTGGGCACGGCTCAGGAGATCCTGAACACCCCTGCCGACAGCTATGTCTCGGAGTTCATCGCCGACGTCGACCGGACCCGCGTGCTCACCGCCGGCGACGTGATGCGCGAGCCGCTGTTCACCGTCACCGAGGACGACGAGCCCGAGGAGGTGCTGCGCCGGATCAGCAACGTCGAGGGTGTCGGCGCCTACGTGGTCGAGCCGGGAACCCGGCGGATCCGGGGCGTGGCCCGCGCCGACCGGGTGGCGGCCGCGGTGAAGGCCAAGAAGCCCACCATCGCCGGTGCGGTGAGCGACGACTACCAGCGCGCCGCCGACGACATGCCGCTGGGTGACCTGTTCAGCCTGGTCGGCCGCAACAGCGTCCCGCTGGCCGTCACGGACACCGAGAGCCAGCTGCTGGGCGTCATCCCGCAGGCCACCCTGCTGGCCGCGCTGGCCACGCCGTCCGCCGGCGGGGCCGCGGGGAACGAGAGCCGGGAGGAGACCCATGCCTGA
- a CDS encoding ABC transporter permease, translating into MPEIPIIDLGSPVSDAVDWLTENLGTAFDAVTDVMLFLLNAVLYVLTAPHAYVVTLVFVALACLVRRWGLAVFALFAFVLIQAMDLWIEAMQTLAVVVVAAVIAVIIGVPLGIWASGRRQVSGVVRPLLDLMQTLPVFVYLIPAVFFFGVGVVPGVVATTVFAIPPAVRLTELGIRSVDAEVVEAAHAFGARPRQILREVQMPLAMPSIMAGINQTIMLALSMVVIAGMVGADGLGSVVVRGISTLDVGAGFEGGLGVVLLAIYLDRLSNALGAPRRRRTRRPTAAAPAAAEPAVESKPAGEAALAAS; encoded by the coding sequence ATGCCTGAGATCCCGATCATCGATCTGGGTTCACCGGTCAGCGACGCCGTCGACTGGCTCACCGAGAACCTCGGGACGGCCTTCGACGCCGTCACCGATGTCATGCTGTTCCTGCTGAACGCGGTGCTCTACGTGCTCACCGCGCCGCACGCCTACGTCGTCACCCTGGTGTTCGTCGCCCTGGCCTGCCTGGTGCGCCGGTGGGGCCTGGCCGTGTTCGCGCTGTTCGCGTTCGTGCTGATCCAGGCGATGGACCTGTGGATCGAGGCGATGCAGACCCTGGCGGTCGTGGTCGTCGCCGCGGTCATCGCCGTGATCATCGGTGTGCCGCTGGGGATCTGGGCCTCGGGCCGGCGCCAGGTCAGTGGTGTGGTGCGCCCGCTGCTCGACCTGATGCAGACCCTGCCGGTGTTCGTCTACCTGATCCCGGCGGTGTTCTTCTTCGGCGTCGGCGTGGTGCCCGGGGTGGTCGCCACCACGGTGTTCGCCATCCCGCCCGCGGTCCGGCTGACCGAGCTGGGCATCCGCAGCGTCGACGCCGAGGTGGTCGAGGCCGCCCACGCGTTCGGGGCGAGGCCGCGCCAGATCCTGCGCGAGGTGCAGATGCCGCTGGCGATGCCGTCGATCATGGCCGGCATCAACCAGACCATCATGCTGGCCCTGTCGATGGTGGTCATCGCCGGCATGGTCGGCGCGGACGGCCTGGGCTCCGTGGTCGTGCGGGGCATCAGCACCCTCGACGTCGGCGCCGGTTTCGAGGGCGGCCTGGGCGTGGTGCTGCTGGCCATCTACCTGGACCGGCTGAGCAACGCCCTGGGCGCCCCGCGCCGCCGCCGCACGCGGCGTCCCACCGCCGCCGCCCCGGCCGCCGCGGAACCCGCCGTCGAGAGCAAGCCGGCCGGCGAGGCCGCGCTGGCTGCTTCCTGA
- a CDS encoding glycine betaine ABC transporter substrate-binding protein codes for MTSTFSRRALLGGLLAATTAGVAACSGETAQFSGGSGSGSKSGGDDGDNKTVSMAIVAGWDECVASSNLWKVLLEQRGYTVNLQELDIASTFTGVANGQIDLYLDAWLPATHEDYWNRYEDDLEKLGTWTDGTLVLSVPEYVDLSSIAELKDHKDDFGGRIVGIEAGAGEMKVARESIMPNYGLDDWTLVEGSTSAMLAELQKSITRKENVAVTLWTPHWAFGKYPIKNLDDPDGAWGEADQLTTVATKGFSEANPEVAGWLKNYSIEDDVLATLMSQIQAAGSGSEADVAQQWAQDNADVTDAWFGESTSSSPSPSAS; via the coding sequence GTGACAAGCACTTTCAGCAGGCGTGCCCTGCTCGGCGGCCTGCTGGCCGCCACCACCGCCGGAGTGGCCGCGTGCAGCGGTGAGACCGCCCAGTTCAGTGGCGGTTCCGGCTCCGGATCGAAGTCCGGCGGTGACGACGGCGACAACAAGACGGTCAGCATGGCCATCGTGGCCGGCTGGGACGAGTGCGTCGCCTCCAGCAACCTCTGGAAGGTGTTGCTGGAGCAGCGCGGTTACACCGTGAACCTCCAGGAGCTCGACATCGCCAGCACCTTCACCGGTGTCGCCAACGGCCAGATCGACCTCTACCTGGACGCCTGGCTGCCGGCCACCCACGAGGACTACTGGAACCGGTACGAGGACGACCTGGAGAAGCTCGGCACCTGGACCGACGGCACCCTGGTGCTGTCGGTGCCGGAGTACGTCGACCTCAGCTCGATCGCCGAGCTCAAGGACCACAAGGACGACTTCGGCGGCCGCATCGTCGGGATCGAGGCCGGGGCGGGCGAGATGAAGGTGGCCCGCGAGAGCATCATGCCGAACTACGGTCTCGACGACTGGACCCTGGTCGAGGGCAGCACCTCGGCGATGCTCGCGGAGCTCCAGAAGTCGATCACCCGCAAGGAGAACGTGGCGGTGACGCTCTGGACGCCGCACTGGGCGTTCGGCAAGTACCCGATCAAGAACCTGGACGACCCGGACGGGGCGTGGGGCGAGGCGGACCAGCTCACCACGGTCGCCACCAAGGGCTTCAGCGAGGCCAACCCGGAGGTCGCGGGCTGGCTGAAGAACTACTCGATCGAGGACGACGTGCTGGCCACCCTGATGTCGCAGATCCAGGCGGCCGGCAGCGGCAGCGAGGCCGACGTCGCGCAGCAGTGGGCACAGGACAACGCGGACGTCACCGACGCGTGGTTCGGCGAGAGCACGAGCAGCAGCCCGAGCCCCTCGGCGAGCTGA
- a CDS encoding GGDEF domain-containing protein has product MTGPAARVGRWLRTWSVAGLDETAQRARKGRLAGALYLTADGYAAFVTVQNPQARMSQTIIVGMVAVLAVTLLCLPWSRFSDSVLIWPVVPSAFLTTLGEGGFGVLDHYQPIYVLALGYAGLVLRPGRPAMLAALNLVLLGVVAGLGLQRDGLVAIVGVICCSALIGELIATATSLQHRQLADLQRLHDGLRPLLGAQTEYDAAQLVSEMSARLLDADGVVTMVPDRAPQDPTQDPAPDPTPAPAPDPGAPVLPLMGTLTGLGTWGGGSGPDALRVDLASEQSGIGVAARRRQHLFVPDAAHSPLVSPANTARFGCASVLYVPIVSGTGLAGVMVIWWTLPLPDLDRFTDQMVELLSIQAGPVLERVRQVEDLDRAATTDPLTGVLNRRAFEHGMADLADDAVLLLFDLDRFKQLNDTQGHPAGDRVLRAFAAALASSVRAGIDRVCRIGGDEFAILTRGDGQVARAVLERLAGVWTQPEGVGFSAGFAVREPGETPERLGARADAALYEEKRGRRERARV; this is encoded by the coding sequence GTGACAGGCCCCGCGGCCCGGGTGGGGCGGTGGCTGCGCACCTGGTCGGTGGCCGGTCTGGACGAGACCGCGCAGCGGGCCCGCAAGGGCCGCCTGGCCGGGGCCCTGTACCTGACCGCCGACGGGTACGCCGCGTTCGTCACGGTGCAGAACCCGCAGGCCCGGATGTCGCAGACGATCATCGTGGGGATGGTGGCGGTACTCGCCGTGACCCTGCTCTGCCTGCCCTGGAGCCGCTTCAGCGACTCGGTGCTGATCTGGCCGGTGGTGCCCAGCGCGTTCCTGACCACGCTGGGCGAGGGCGGTTTCGGGGTGCTCGACCACTACCAGCCGATCTACGTGCTGGCCCTGGGCTACGCCGGGCTGGTGCTGCGGCCCGGGCGGCCGGCGATGCTGGCCGCGCTCAACCTGGTGCTGCTCGGCGTCGTCGCCGGTCTCGGCCTGCAACGCGACGGCCTGGTGGCGATCGTCGGCGTGATCTGCTGCTCCGCGCTGATCGGTGAGCTGATCGCGACCGCGACCTCGCTCCAGCACCGTCAGCTCGCCGACCTGCAACGCCTGCACGACGGGCTGCGGCCGCTGCTCGGTGCGCAGACCGAGTACGACGCGGCGCAACTGGTCAGCGAGATGTCGGCCCGGCTGCTGGACGCCGACGGCGTGGTGACGATGGTGCCCGACCGGGCGCCGCAAGACCCCACGCAGGACCCCGCACCGGACCCCACGCCGGCCCCCGCACCGGACCCCGGGGCGCCGGTCCTGCCGCTGATGGGCACACTGACCGGGCTGGGCACCTGGGGCGGCGGTTCCGGACCGGACGCGCTGCGGGTGGACCTGGCCTCGGAGCAGTCCGGGATCGGGGTGGCGGCGCGCCGTCGTCAGCACCTGTTCGTGCCGGACGCCGCGCACAGTCCCCTGGTCTCGCCGGCCAACACGGCCCGGTTCGGCTGCGCGTCCGTCCTCTACGTGCCGATCGTGAGCGGCACCGGCCTGGCCGGGGTGATGGTGATCTGGTGGACGCTGCCGCTGCCCGACCTCGACCGGTTCACCGACCAGATGGTGGAGCTGCTGTCGATCCAGGCCGGGCCGGTGCTGGAACGGGTTCGCCAGGTGGAGGACCTGGACCGGGCCGCGACCACCGACCCGCTCACCGGCGTCCTCAATCGGCGGGCCTTCGAGCACGGCATGGCGGATCTGGCGGACGACGCGGTGCTGCTGCTGTTCGACCTGGACCGGTTCAAGCAGCTGAACGACACCCAGGGACACCCGGCCGGCGACCGGGTGCTGCGGGCCTTCGCGGCGGCGCTGGCCTCGTCGGTGCGAGCCGGGATCGACCGGGTCTGCCGGATCGGCGGTGACGAGTTCGCGATCCTCACCCGCGGCGACGGCCAGGTGGCGCGGGCCGTGCTGGAACGCCTGGCGGGGGTGTGGACGCAGCCGGAGGGGGTCGGGTTCAGCGCCGGTTTCGCGGTGCGGGAACCCGGCGAGACCCCGGAACGACTGGGCGCCCGCGCCGACGCCGCCCTCTACGAGGAGAAGCGGGGCCGGCGCGAGCGCGCACGGGTCTGA
- a CDS encoding GGDEF domain-containing protein, with the protein MEHTPGPGGRTRAARTVRAGRLFRAWMVPGLDDDAQRERKGRLGGSLYLVADVYIALVTWQDPQAPLWQWLLVAAVALTGLTLLALPWRRLGDSALVLPTVGSAVVTTLGEGVCGALGHFQPIFALALGYAGLVLRPGRTSLLALLNLGVVGLLALTGLQRTELVEITGGILFSALIGELIAAAASVQSRQRVDLERLHAGLRPLLGAQTEHDAAQLVSEMAAHLLHADGVVTMVSDRGEPAGGGPTHLTARGGCGDGVDVTGVRVDLGAEQSGTGVVARTHQHLFVPDAQNSPLVSRTYVTRFACASILYVPILVGDRLLGVMVIWWSRRIDDLDHFTDQMVELLSIQAGPVLERVRQVEDLDRAATTDSLTGVLNRRAFEDAMAAPADDAVLLLFDLDRFKQLNDTQGHPAGDRVLRAFAAALASSVRDGLDQVCRIGGDEFAVITRGDADVALAVLGRLTTAWKHPEGVGFSAGYAVLMPGEAAEQLSARADSALYAEKKRRRERIRRPL; encoded by the coding sequence GTGGAGCACACCCCCGGGCCCGGCGGCCGGACCCGTGCCGCCCGGACCGTGAGGGCAGGACGCCTGTTCCGCGCCTGGATGGTGCCCGGGCTGGACGACGACGCCCAACGCGAGCGCAAGGGCCGGCTCGGCGGCTCGCTGTACCTGGTGGCCGACGTCTACATCGCCCTGGTCACCTGGCAGGACCCGCAGGCGCCGCTCTGGCAGTGGCTGCTGGTGGCGGCGGTGGCCCTGACCGGGCTGACCCTGCTGGCCCTGCCCTGGCGGCGGCTCGGCGACTCCGCCCTGGTGCTGCCGACCGTGGGCAGCGCCGTGGTGACCACACTCGGCGAGGGGGTCTGCGGCGCCCTCGGGCACTTCCAGCCGATCTTCGCCCTCGCCCTGGGCTACGCCGGGCTGGTGCTGCGGCCCGGCCGCACCAGCCTGCTGGCCCTGCTCAACCTCGGCGTGGTCGGGCTGCTCGCACTGACCGGGTTGCAACGGACCGAGCTGGTCGAGATCACCGGCGGCATCCTGTTCTCCGCGCTGATCGGTGAGCTGATCGCCGCCGCGGCCTCGGTGCAGAGCAGGCAGCGCGTGGATCTGGAGCGGCTGCACGCCGGCCTGCGGCCGCTGCTCGGCGCCCAGACCGAGCACGACGCCGCCCAGCTGGTCAGCGAGATGGCCGCGCACCTGCTGCACGCCGACGGGGTGGTGACCATGGTGAGCGACCGCGGCGAGCCGGCCGGCGGCGGGCCCACCCACCTGACGGCCCGCGGCGGCTGCGGGGACGGCGTCGACGTCACCGGTGTGCGGGTGGACCTGGGTGCGGAGCAGTCCGGCACCGGCGTGGTGGCCCGCACGCACCAGCACCTGTTCGTGCCGGACGCGCAGAACAGCCCCCTGGTCTCCCGCACCTACGTCACCCGGTTCGCCTGCGCGTCCATCCTCTACGTGCCGATCCTGGTCGGCGACCGGCTGCTCGGGGTGATGGTGATCTGGTGGTCCCGGCGGATCGACGACCTCGACCACTTCACCGACCAGATGGTGGAGCTGCTGTCGATCCAGGCAGGCCCGGTGCTGGAACGGGTTCGCCAGGTGGAGGACCTGGACCGGGCCGCGACCACCGACTCGCTCACCGGCGTCCTCAATCGGCGGGCCTTCGAGGACGCGATGGCCGCGCCGGCGGACGACGCCGTGCTGCTGCTGTTCGACCTCGACCGCTTCAAGCAGCTGAACGACACCCAGGGACACCCGGCCGGCGACCGGGTGCTGCGGGCCTTCGCCGCCGCGCTGGCCTCCTCGGTGCGCGACGGGCTGGACCAGGTCTGCCGGATCGGCGGCGACGAGTTCGCGGTGATCACCCGGGGCGACGCCGACGTGGCCCTGGCCGTGCTCGGCCGGCTGACCACGGCCTGGAAACACCCGGAGGGCGTGGGTTTCAGCGCCGGCTACGCCGTGCTGATGCCGGGCGAGGCGGCCGAGCAGCTCAGCGCCCGGGCCGACAGCGCCCTCTACGCGGAGAAGAAGCGACGGCGCGAGCGCATCCGGCGGCCGCTGTGA